A window of Melopsittacus undulatus isolate bMelUnd1 chromosome 2, bMelUnd1.mat.Z, whole genome shotgun sequence contains these coding sequences:
- the CLNS1A gene encoding methylosome subunit pICln, with protein MSFLKRIPAPAEGVRHQQPDTEAVLAGRSLGAGTLYITESRLSWLENSGVGFSLDYPTISLHAVSRDLSAFPWEHLYVMVNARFEEAETKESPVAEGEEEEEDSDDDAEPIAEFRFVPSDKSALEAMFSAMCDCQALHPDPDDEDSDNDYEGEEYDVEAHELQQGDIPSFYTYEEGLSHLTAEGQATLERLEGMLAQSVSSQYNMAGVRTEDSIREFEDGMEVDIAPVVAGQFEDAEVDH; from the exons ATGAGCTTCCTCAAGCGGATCCCGGCGCCGGCCGAGGGTGTCCGGCACCAGCAGCCCGACACTGAGGCCGTGCTGGCCGGGAGGTCGCTGGGTGCCGGTACCCTGTACATCACCGAGAG TCGCCTGTCTTGGCTGGAAAACTCCGGAGTTGGCTTCTCCTTGGATTATCCCACCATAAGTTTACACGCTGTCTCCAGGGACCTGAGTGCCTTCCCATGGGAGCACTTGTACGTCATGGTGAATGCCAGATTTGAAG AGGCAGAGACAAAAGAGTCTCCTGTGGctgaaggggaggaggaggaagaagacagCGATGATGATGCTGAACCCATCGCAGAGTTCAGATTTGTACCTAGTGACAAATCAGCCT TGGAAGCCATGTTTTCAGCTATGTGTGATTGCCAAGCTCTGCACCCAGACCCAGATGATGAAGATTCAGACAACGACTACGAAGGGGAAGAGTACGACGTGGAGGCCCATG AGCTACAGCAAGGTGACATCCCTAGCTTCTACACCTATGAAGAAGGGTTGTCACATTTAACTGCAGAGGGACAAGCCACGCTGGAGAGGTTAGAAGGCATGTTAGCCCAGTCTGTCAGCAGCCAGTACAACATGGCTGGAGTCAGAACAGAAGACTCAATAAGGGAGTTTGAAG